Genomic DNA from Stigmatella erecta:
TGTCCCGGTCGTTGCCCAGCTGGGCGCGGGCGGCGTCCAGCGCGCGCGCGGCCTCGGCGTAGCGCAGGGACTCGAGGAGCCGGCGCGCCCGGGGCAGCTCGGCATTGGGCACCTCGCCCCAGGCCAGCGGGGCCAGGAGCAAGGTGAAGGTGGCGGTGAGGGCGAGCAGGGAGCGAGGAGAGGCCAAAGCCGGGTGATATTAGTCAGGGTTTTACGAGAATCGAGAATTGACAGGGGGTGGAGGCGGCGTAGAAAATTTCCACGTGAGCGACATGCCCTCACCCACAGCCGGGCCCGAGGCCCTCGCGGTCTGGCAGCAGGGGCTCGCGGTGGGCCGCTACAGCCTGCTGACGCGGCTCGCGGTGGGCGGCATGGCGGAGATCTGGCTCGCGCGCCAGGTGGGACCCAAGGGGTTCGAGAAGTTCATCGTCATCAAGCGCATCCTGGACGGGCTGGGCACGGATCCCGAGTTCGTGGGGATGTTCCTCGACGAGGCGCGGCTCGCCGCGCAGCTCAACCACCCGAACATCGTTCAGATTTTCGATTTGGGCGAGGAGGAGGGTGCCTTCTACATCGCCATGGAGTACCTGCCGGGCGAGAACCTGGCCTCCGTGGTGCGCACGGGCATGCGCCAGAAGCGGCCCCTGCCCCTCTCCCACGCGGTCCGCATCATCGCGAGCGCCGCCGAGGGGCTTGGCTACGCGCACGCCAAGGTGGGGCCGGATGGGGCGCTGCTCGGCATCGTCCACCGGGACGTGTCCCCGCAGAACCTCCTGCTGACGTACGACGGGGTGGTGAAGGTCCTGGACTTTGGCATCGCCAAGGCCGCCACCCGGGAGAGCCAGACCCTGTCGGGCCAGGTCAAAGGCAAGGCGGCCTACATGTCGCCCGAGCAGGCCCGGGGCCAGACGCTGGATGAGCGCAGCGACATCTTCTCGCTGGGGGTCATCCTCTTCGAGCTGGTGACGCACTCGCGGCTCTTCAAGTTTCCCGAGCCGCTCGCCGCGCTGCGGGCGGTGGCCAGCGAGGAGCCGCTGCCGCTGGCCCATACGCGCAACCCCGAGGTGCCGGAGGCCCTGAGCCACATCATCGCCCGGGCGCTCGCCCGGGAACCGGGCCAGCGCTTCCCCACGGCCCGCCACTTCCAGAACGCGCTGGAGGAGTGGCTGCGAGGCCAGAGCGAGGGCACGGGGACCGGGGAGCTGGCCCACTACATGTCGCAGGTGTTCGGCGAGCGCATCCAGGAGCGCTCGCGGCTGCTCGAGTCGGCCCGCTCCGGGGACCTGTCCGCCTCGGGCGCCCAGCGGGTGGCCGCGCGCGGCGTCTCGGCGTCCTCCATGCCGGGCTCGCCGCCGTCGGCCGAGGAGGAGACCACGCTGGAGCAGCCCTGGCTCCGGCGCCCGGGGCCGCGGCTCGCTGGGGCCGCGGTGCTGGTGCTCGCGGTGGGCGCAGGGGCGCTGGCGCTCCTGTGGCCCGGGCGGAAGGCGCAGGCCCCGGCGCCGGTGGCCGTGGAGGCCCCCGCTCCGCCCGTCTCGCCGGTGCTCACCATCGAGACGGAGCCCCCCGGCGCCCGGCTCGTGGTGGACGGACAGGACGTGGGGCGCTCTCCCTTGCGGCTGGACACCCTGTCCCTGGGCGAGCACACCGTGGAGGCTTCGCTGGAGGGACGGCTGCCCTCGCAGCGCCGGGTGAAGCTCGGTCACCCGGGGGAGCGGGCCATGGTGGTGCTGGCGCTGGCCGCCGAGCCCCCTCCGCCCGTGGCCGAGCCGGTGTCCCCGGAGAAGGAGCCAGCCGCCGCGGCCAAGACGCCGAAGAAGGCCCCGGGCCGGTTGACGCTGGACACCACGCCCTGGACGCACGTGTTCCTGCGCGGGCGGAAGCTGGGAGACACGCCCCTCATCGACCATGCCCTGCCCGCGGGCCGGCATCAGCTCAAGCTCGTCAACGAGGCGAAGAACATCTCCACGGTCGTCGAGGTGGAGATCCGCTCCGGCCAGAGCACGGTGAAGAAGCTGCGGCTCTGATGGGTGCTCCGGCGGACGGCCCAGGCAGGAGGCGGCGGCAGGCCCGGGTGGGGCTCGCAGCCTGGCTGCCCGTGCTGCTGCTGGCCACGGTGCCCGTACAGGCCCCGGCGCAAGCGGCCACGTCCCTGGGGACGCTGACCCTGCACACGGACAATGACTTCTACGTCTCGCGCCGGGACCGGCACTACACCAGCGGGCTCCAGCTCTCGTGGACGTCGGCGGCGGACGGGGTGCCCGGTTGGATGCGGCGGCTGGCGCTCCTGCCGGGGCACGAGCCGGACGCGCGGGTGCACTGGGCGCTGGGGCTCGGGCAGAACATCTACACGCCGGCCGGGGTGGCGCTGCGCACCCGCCGTTACCGGGACCGGCCCTACGCGGGGTGGCTGTACGGCTCCTGGGGACTGGCCCGGGTCTCGGGCGCGGGGCTCGATGCGGCCATGCTCCACCTCGGAATGGTGGGGAGGGCCTCCCTGGCGGAGCCCACCCAGGAATGGCTCCATGGCGCCATGGGAATGAAGCCGCCCCGGGGCTGGGAGAAGCAGCTGAACAACGAGCTGGGCGGGGCGCTGGTGCTCTCACGCCAGCGCCGCCTGCGGCGTCCTCCGGCCGAGGACCGGACGGGCTTCGAGCTGACCGCGCACGGCACCGTATGCCTGGGCAACGTGTTCACCTACGGCGGCGGCGGGGTCGGGGCCCGCTGGGGAAAGGGGCTGGCCGGAGACTTTGGCCATGCGCGCATCTCCCCCGGCCTGCCGGGGGCCAGCACCTTCGAGCGCCGGGAGGGCTGGGCGTGGGCCGCTCACCTGGGCGCGGAGGTCCGCGTGGTGGCCCGCAATCTCTTTCTCGACGGAAACACCTTCACCGAGAGCGCCCGGGTGCCCCGGCGGGTGTTCGTGGCGGATGCCGAGGCGGGCGTGAGCCTCACCTACCGCAACGCCCGGCTCACGTACGCCCTGGTGGTGCGCAGCGAGGAGTTCGACGAGCAGCAAGGGCCGGATCTCTTCGGCACCCTGAGCCTGGCGTTTATTCCGTAATCAGGGATGGGGGGTCCGCCGGAAGGTGGCCTCCATCAGCGCCGTGCTCGCCAGCGCGGCGATCGCCAACCCCACGCCGCCCAGCAGGGGCGCCGCCAATCCCAGCATGGCCAGCGACGAGGCGGGGACCGCCAGGCGGTAGCCGCGCAGCGCGGCCTCATCCGTCCCCCTCCAGAGCGAAGGGAGCACCGAGAGCCCGCCCAGGACCGCGGCCACGGTGAGGGCCCCCTGGCCGGGCAGCTCCGGGGCGGCGCCCAGCCGGACCACGCCCAGGGCCAGGGCGGGCAGGGCGATGGCCCGCAGGAAGGCGCTGGCGCGCACGCCCAGGAGCAACGGGAGCGTCCGGTAGCCCGCGGCCCGGTCACCCAGGCGGTCCTTCTCGTAGTTGGCCAGGAGGAACCAGGCATTGATGCCCAGGAGCAGTCCCAGCAGGGGCAGTGCCTCTCCCAGGGCCTCGAAGGCCTGGGACAGGGAGGCTTCGGGGCTCGGCAGCCGGGCCAGAACCCCGATGCCTCCCGCGACCGCGTTGATGGCGCCGAAGACGAGGTTGCCGAGGACCGGGAGGCCCTTGGCCTGGTTGTAGCCCACGAGCAGCACCACCGCCGTGGCCCCCAGGACCCAGGCGGCCGGGTGGAGGGCTCCCAGCGCCGCGAGCAAGAGCAGCCCCAGGAGCAGGGCCGCCCCAAGCGCGGGCCCCACGGGCAGCCGCCCATCCGCCAGGGGACGCCCGGGCGCATTGATGGCGTCCGTGTCCCGGTCGAGCAAGTCATTGAGCAGCTGGCCCACCCCCCAGCCCGTGCTCCCCACCCAGGCCGCGAGCGCCACGCGGCCCACCTCCACGGGCCCCGGTACGGCCGCCGCCCCCGCCAGGGCCGCCGCCCCGCCGAAGGCGAAGTAGTGCGGGCGCATCGCCTCGAGGAGCAGCATCCCAAAGCGCCCCACGCTCAAACCTGCCAGCACCGGTGCTCCCCGGCCCACATCTCGCACCCACTGCCGGGTTTCGGTGAAGAGCGTTTGGTACCGAGGGCCTTTCATGGGCCTGTCCACGTAAGGGAATGTCGGTCAGGAAAAACAGGGAGCTCCAAATAATAAAGTCTTATTTTGAATCTGGGGATTCAAGGTTTAACAAGCAGTCACGAAAGGAAATGGGCGCACCGGCGCTTCTCTCCGGTGTGCAGTCCCGTGACAGCTTATGACCGTGAGTTCCCTGACCCAGCGCCTCCTGGCCCTGGGCCGCGTGAAGTTTCTTCTGTACAGCCCCATTCTTTACACCGTGGGGGCCATCATCCCCACGCTCGAGGGGGGCGCTCTCCACGCGGGACACTTCGTTCACGGTGTGCTCTTCACGTGGATTACCCACCTGATGACGCATTACTGCAACGAGTACTACGACCTGGAGCCGGACCGGGCCAACGTGTCGCCCTCGCCCTGGACGGGAGGCAGCCGGGTGCTGGTGAAGGGGCTGGTGGCACCCGAGCTCTCCCTGCGGCTCGCGTACGCGCTGGCGGCGGTCTCCCTCATGCTCGCGCTGCTCATGCCCACGATGAGCGCCCGGGTGCTGTGTCTGCTGGCCATCTTCTTCTCGTGGGAGTACAGCGCGCCGCCCTTCAAGCTGGAGGCGCTGGGCCTGGGTGAGGCCACCGTGACGCTGGTGCTCAACATCCTGGTGCCCGTGCTGGGCTACTGCCTCCAGAGCGGCGGCCTGCAACCCCATCCCTTGCTCCTGGTGCTCATCCCGCTGGGCATCATCGAGTACATCCGGATGATGGTCATGAACATGGCCGACTGGGAGAGCGATGCGACCACCTGGAAGAAGACCCTGGTGGTGCGCATCGGCATCGAGAACGCCGTGAAGGTTCACGGCGTGGGCATGGTGCTGGCGTACCTGTCGCTGATTCCGCTGTACTTCGCGGGCGTGCCGCTCACGGTGCTGCTGGCCCTGCTGGCCACGGCCTACATGGGGCTGCGCTATGCCTACCGGCTCCAGAAGGGCGCCTGGCGGCAGAAGCAGACGATGTGGATCATCCCCTACATCGCGTCGACCCATAATGGACTCGGGGGCTCGGCCGCGCTCATCGGGATGATTCTCCTCAAGCCCGGCGTCTCGCCGTCCTCGCTGGAATTCTTCCCGCTGTATCTCTACCTGGGAGGCTTCTTGCTCCTGAAGTTCATGGCGCGCCTGAAGCGCCAGCCCCCCGTGGGGGCGGAGCCGGGCGGAAACCCCGCCTGAGCGGGGCTCCGTGCCTGAAGGCAGGAGGCCTCCTGGCGGGGGTGCCAGGAGGCCCCGGGTTCAGCGGCGGCGCGTGTCCGTGTCCACCGCGTGCTTCTCCATGAACTCGGCGTAGGGCCCGTTGTAGTCGAGCACCTCCTGGCCGCTGCCCTTCAGCGACCAGATGCGCGTGGCCACCTCGGAGATGAGCTCCTGGTCGTGCGTGACGACGATGACCGTGCCCTCGAACTTCTTGAGCCCGTCGGCCAGCGCGCTGATGGACTCCAGGTCCAGGTGGTTGGTGGGCTCG
This window encodes:
- a CDS encoding lipid A deacylase LpxR family protein → MGLAAWLPVLLLATVPVQAPAQAATSLGTLTLHTDNDFYVSRRDRHYTSGLQLSWTSAADGVPGWMRRLALLPGHEPDARVHWALGLGQNIYTPAGVALRTRRYRDRPYAGWLYGSWGLARVSGAGLDAAMLHLGMVGRASLAEPTQEWLHGAMGMKPPRGWEKQLNNELGGALVLSRQRRLRRPPAEDRTGFELTAHGTVCLGNVFTYGGGGVGARWGKGLAGDFGHARISPGLPGASTFERREGWAWAAHLGAEVRVVARNLFLDGNTFTESARVPRRVFVADAEAGVSLTYRNARLTYALVVRSEEFDEQQGPDLFGTLSLAFIP
- a CDS encoding serine/threonine protein kinase, with product MPSPTAGPEALAVWQQGLAVGRYSLLTRLAVGGMAEIWLARQVGPKGFEKFIVIKRILDGLGTDPEFVGMFLDEARLAAQLNHPNIVQIFDLGEEEGAFYIAMEYLPGENLASVVRTGMRQKRPLPLSHAVRIIASAAEGLGYAHAKVGPDGALLGIVHRDVSPQNLLLTYDGVVKVLDFGIAKAATRESQTLSGQVKGKAAYMSPEQARGQTLDERSDIFSLGVILFELVTHSRLFKFPEPLAALRAVASEEPLPLAHTRNPEVPEALSHIIARALAREPGQRFPTARHFQNALEEWLRGQSEGTGTGELAHYMSQVFGERIQERSRLLESARSGDLSASGAQRVAARGVSASSMPGSPPSAEEETTLEQPWLRRPGPRLAGAAVLVLAVGAGALALLWPGRKAQAPAPVAVEAPAPPVSPVLTIETEPPGARLVVDGQDVGRSPLRLDTLSLGEHTVEASLEGRLPSQRRVKLGHPGERAMVVLALAAEPPPPVAEPVSPEKEPAAAAKTPKKAPGRLTLDTTPWTHVFLRGRKLGDTPLIDHALPAGRHQLKLVNEAKNISTVVEVEIRSGQSTVKKLRL
- a CDS encoding prenyltransferase — encoded protein: MTVSSLTQRLLALGRVKFLLYSPILYTVGAIIPTLEGGALHAGHFVHGVLFTWITHLMTHYCNEYYDLEPDRANVSPSPWTGGSRVLVKGLVAPELSLRLAYALAAVSLMLALLMPTMSARVLCLLAIFFSWEYSAPPFKLEALGLGEATVTLVLNILVPVLGYCLQSGGLQPHPLLLVLIPLGIIEYIRMMVMNMADWESDATTWKKTLVVRIGIENAVKVHGVGMVLAYLSLIPLYFAGVPLTVLLALLATAYMGLRYAYRLQKGAWRQKQTMWIIPYIASTHNGLGGSAALIGMILLKPGVSPSSLEFFPLYLYLGGFLLLKFMARLKRQPPVGAEPGGNPA
- a CDS encoding UbiA family prenyltransferase, coding for MKGPRYQTLFTETRQWVRDVGRGAPVLAGLSVGRFGMLLLEAMRPHYFAFGGAAALAGAAAVPGPVEVGRVALAAWVGSTGWGVGQLLNDLLDRDTDAINAPGRPLADGRLPVGPALGAALLLGLLLLAALGALHPAAWVLGATAVVLLVGYNQAKGLPVLGNLVFGAINAVAGGIGVLARLPSPEASLSQAFEALGEALPLLGLLLGINAWFLLANYEKDRLGDRAAGYRTLPLLLGVRASAFLRAIALPALALGVVRLGAAPELPGQGALTVAAVLGGLSVLPSLWRGTDEAALRGYRLAVPASSLAMLGLAAPLLGGVGLAIAALASTALMEATFRRTPHP